From the Streptomyces sp. Tu 2975 genome, one window contains:
- the argJ gene encoding bifunctional glutamate N-acetyltransferase/amino-acid acetyltransferase ArgJ → MSVTAAKGFTAAGIAAGIKANGNPDLALVVNTGPRRAAAGVFTSNRVKAAPVLWSEQVLTGGEVSAVVLNSGGANACTGPKGFQDTHATAEKVAEVLGHSAGEVAVASTGLIGVLLPMDKLLPGIEQAATQLSEHGGEKAAIAIKTTDTVHKTAVAQGDGWTVGGMAKGAGMLAPGLATMLVVLTTDADLEPAALDKALRDATRQTFDRVDSDGCMSTNDTVLLLASGASTTTPRYEEFAEAVRAVCDDLGRQLIGDAEGASKDIKIEVINAATEDDAVEVGRSIARNNLLKCAIHGEDPNWGRVLSAIGTTRAAFEPDRLNVAINDVWVCRNGSVGEDRDLVDMRYREVRITADLAAGTESAVIWTNDLTADYVHENSAYSS, encoded by the coding sequence GTGAGCGTGACCGCAGCGAAGGGATTCACGGCAGCGGGCATCGCCGCCGGGATCAAGGCGAACGGCAACCCGGACCTGGCCCTCGTGGTCAACACCGGGCCCCGCCGCGCCGCCGCCGGTGTCTTCACCTCCAACCGTGTCAAGGCCGCGCCCGTACTGTGGTCCGAGCAGGTCCTCACCGGCGGCGAGGTCAGCGCGGTGGTCCTCAACTCCGGCGGCGCCAACGCCTGTACGGGCCCGAAGGGCTTCCAGGACACCCACGCCACCGCGGAGAAGGTCGCCGAGGTGCTCGGGCACAGCGCCGGCGAGGTCGCCGTCGCGTCCACCGGGCTGATCGGCGTCCTGCTCCCCATGGACAAGCTGCTCCCCGGCATCGAACAGGCCGCCACCCAGCTCTCCGAGCACGGCGGCGAGAAGGCCGCCATCGCCATCAAGACCACGGACACCGTCCACAAGACCGCGGTCGCCCAGGGCGACGGCTGGACCGTCGGCGGCATGGCCAAGGGCGCCGGCATGCTCGCACCGGGCCTCGCCACGATGCTCGTCGTCCTCACCACCGACGCCGACCTCGAGCCCGCCGCCCTGGACAAGGCACTGCGCGACGCCACCCGGCAGACCTTCGACCGGGTCGACTCCGACGGCTGCATGTCCACCAACGACACCGTGCTGCTCCTCGCCTCCGGCGCGAGCACGACCACCCCCCGTTACGAGGAGTTCGCAGAGGCCGTACGGGCCGTCTGCGACGACCTCGGCCGGCAGCTGATCGGCGACGCGGAAGGCGCGAGCAAGGACATCAAGATCGAGGTGATCAACGCGGCCACGGAGGACGACGCCGTGGAGGTCGGCCGTTCCATCGCCCGCAACAACCTCCTCAAGTGCGCCATCCACGGCGAGGACCCCAACTGGGGCCGGGTGCTGTCCGCCATCGGCACCACCCGTGCCGCGTTCGAGCCGGACCGGCTCAACGTCGCCATCAACGACGTCTGGGTCTGCAGGAACGGCTCGGTCGGCGAGGACCGCGACCTCGTCGACATGCGCTACCGCGAGGTCCGGATCACCGCCGACCTTGCCGCAGGCACAGAGTCCGCGGTCATCTGGACCAACGACCTCACCGCCGACTACGTCCACGAGAACAGCGCGTACAGCTCATGA
- the argC gene encoding N-acetyl-gamma-glutamyl-phosphate reductase: MTVRAAVAGASGYAGGELLRLLLAHPEVEIGAVTGNSNAGRPLGAMQPHLLPLADRVLMPTTAEVLSGHDVVFLALPHGESAAVAEQLGDDVLVIDMGADFRLKDAGDWEQFYGSEHAGTWPYGLPELPGARAALEGSRRVAVPGCYPTAVSLALFPVYQAGIAEPEAVITAATGTSGAGKALKPHLLGSEVMGSMSPYGVGGGHRHTPEMIQNLSAVAGERVTVSFTPTLAPMARGILATCSVKAKPGTTAHDVRAAYEKALADEEFVHLLPEGQWPATASVYGSNAAQLQVAYDENAGRVIAVSAIDNLTKGTAGGAVQSMNIALGLPESTGLSTIGVAP, encoded by the coding sequence ATGACCGTACGAGCAGCAGTGGCAGGGGCGAGCGGGTACGCGGGCGGAGAGCTGCTCCGGCTGCTCCTGGCGCACCCCGAGGTCGAGATCGGCGCCGTCACCGGCAACTCCAACGCCGGACGCCCCCTCGGCGCCATGCAGCCGCATCTGCTGCCGCTGGCCGACCGCGTGCTCATGCCGACCACCGCCGAGGTGCTCTCCGGGCACGACGTCGTGTTCCTCGCGCTCCCGCACGGGGAGTCCGCCGCCGTCGCCGAGCAGCTCGGCGACGATGTGCTGGTCATCGACATGGGGGCCGACTTCCGGCTGAAGGACGCCGGCGACTGGGAGCAGTTCTACGGCTCCGAGCACGCCGGTACCTGGCCCTACGGCCTGCCGGAACTGCCGGGCGCCCGCGCCGCGTTGGAGGGGTCCAGGCGTGTCGCGGTGCCCGGCTGCTATCCCACCGCCGTCTCGCTCGCGCTGTTCCCCGTGTACCAGGCGGGGATCGCCGAGCCGGAAGCGGTGATCACCGCCGCCACCGGGACCTCCGGCGCCGGCAAGGCGCTCAAGCCGCATCTGCTGGGCTCCGAGGTCATGGGCTCCATGAGCCCCTACGGCGTCGGTGGCGGCCACCGCCACACCCCCGAGATGATCCAGAACCTGAGCGCGGTCGCGGGGGAGCGGGTCACCGTGTCGTTCACGCCCACCCTCGCGCCCATGGCGCGGGGCATCCTCGCCACCTGCTCCGTGAAGGCGAAGCCGGGCACGACGGCGCACGACGTTCGGGCCGCGTACGAGAAGGCGCTGGCCGACGAGGAGTTCGTGCACCTGCTGCCCGAGGGGCAGTGGCCCGCCACCGCCTCCGTGTACGGGTCGAACGCGGCGCAGCTCCAGGTCGCGTACGACGAGAACGCCGGACGCGTCATCGCCGTCAGCGCCATCGACAACCTCACCAAGGGCACCGCCGGCGGCGCGGTGCAGAGCATGAACATCGCCCTCGGACTCCCCGAGAGCACCGGTCTTTCCACGATTGGAGTTGCGCCGTGA